One part of the Parabacteroides distasonis ATCC 8503 genome encodes these proteins:
- a CDS encoding TlpA disulfide reductase family protein, translated as MKQISTNLLAVLCVMLLLFTACKKNSDFTVEGVVSGADGQMMYLENVGVSTVELMDSVKLTAAGKFSFTKPRPAFPDFYRLRLNNQLINFSVDSTETISFVADAGTFATSYSVEGSENCKAIKNITLAQLDANQAIHRLRKESESGLLADSVYSRHVLEAAEAYKDVARKYIYSAPMSAAAYFALFQQIDGLLFFDLYDKNDSKAYGAVATSFDHYYPESPRAKHLYNLALQSIKVIRSQRPMDLDKVEKKEVSFLDIELPDVHGENTKLSSVATGKVVLINFTAYMSEWSPALNMEFGDLYTRYHDKGLEIYQISLDSDLHFWKNAASNLPWTCVRDPQSVYSQTAALYNVKQLPAIFILDRKGNLVKRVDDVKKLEADIKSVL; from the coding sequence ATGAAACAAATATCTACGAATTTACTCGCTGTGCTGTGTGTTATGTTGCTTTTGTTCACGGCTTGTAAGAAGAATTCTGATTTTACGGTGGAAGGTGTAGTGTCCGGCGCAGACGGCCAGATGATGTATCTGGAGAATGTAGGTGTGTCGACGGTAGAGTTGATGGACTCCGTAAAACTGACGGCGGCCGGTAAATTCAGCTTTACGAAGCCTCGTCCGGCATTCCCGGATTTTTATCGCTTGCGTCTGAATAACCAATTGATCAACTTCTCGGTAGATTCTACGGAGACGATCTCATTCGTGGCCGATGCCGGGACTTTCGCTACTTCTTATAGCGTGGAGGGCTCAGAGAATTGCAAGGCGATCAAGAATATTACCTTGGCTCAATTAGATGCGAACCAAGCGATCCATCGTTTACGGAAAGAATCTGAGTCCGGTCTGTTGGCGGATTCCGTATATTCCCGCCATGTGCTCGAGGCCGCCGAGGCTTATAAGGACGTGGCTCGTAAGTATATTTATTCCGCCCCGATGTCCGCTGCCGCTTACTTTGCCTTGTTCCAGCAAATTGACGGCTTGCTGTTCTTCGATTTGTATGACAAGAACGACTCGAAGGCTTATGGCGCCGTAGCCACCAGCTTCGATCACTATTATCCGGAAAGCCCTCGTGCTAAGCATCTGTATAACTTGGCTCTTCAATCGATAAAGGTGATTCGTAGCCAGCGCCCGATGGACTTGGATAAGGTGGAGAAGAAAGAGGTTAGTTTCTTGGATATCGAGTTGCCGGATGTACATGGGGAAAACACGAAATTGTCTTCTGTCGCTACAGGTAAGGTGGTGTTGATCAACTTCACGGCCTATATGTCCGAATGGTCTCCTGCCTTGAATATGGAATTTGGCGATTTATATACGAGGTACCACGATAAGGGCTTGGAGATTTACCAGATCTCTTTGGATAGTGATCTTCACTTCTGGAAGAACGCCGCTTCTAATTTACCTTGGACTTGCGTGCGTGATCCACAGTCGGTTTACTCTCAGACCGCAGCGTTGTATAACGTGAAACAGCTTCCGGCGATCTTTATCTTGGATCGCAAGGGAAACTTGGTTAAACGGGTGGACGACGTGAAGAAACTTGAGGCTGACATCAAGTCCGTATTGTAA
- the pnp gene encoding polyribonucleotide nucleotidyltransferase: MLNPINKTIELGDGRTITIETGKLAKQADGAVTVRMNNTVLLATVCAAKDANPGVDFMPLQVEYKEKYSAFGRFPGGFTKREGKASDYEILTSRLVDRALRPLFPDNYHAEVYVNIILFSADGEDLPDALAGLAASAALAVSDIPFNGPISEVRVARTDGKYIVNPTSAELEKADIDIMVAATIDNIMMVEGEMNEVQESEMLEAIKVAHEAIKVQCKAQLELSEACGKLVKREYCHEVNDDELRKDVHDKCYAKAYAVATSGSGKHERSEAFEKIVEEYKAQFSEEELTDEKLEMIGRYYHDVEKEAMRRAILDEGKRLDGRKTTEIRPIWIETDCLPGPHGSAIFTRGETQSLSTVTLGTKSDEKMIDDVLNHGYERFLLHYNFPPFSTGEAKATRGVGRREIGHGNLAHRALKRMIPDNYPYVVRVISDILESNGSSSMATVCAGTLALRDAGVPMKKPVSGIAMGLISENKGTNYAILSDILGDEDHLGDMDFKVTGTKDGITATQMDIKVDGLSYEILENALAQAKEGRMHILGKILEAQPEAREDLKPHAPRIETMIIGKEFIGAVIGPGGKIIQGIQEKTGATVSIDEVDGVGKIEISGTNKATIDAAVKAIKAIVAVPEIGEVYEGKISSIMPYGAFVEFMPGKDGLLHISEIDWKRLETVEQAGLKEGDTVSVKLVDIDPKTGKFKLSRKVLLPKPEGYEERPPRPERGERGPRQDRGDRGPRQDRGDRGPRREYRD, from the coding sequence ATGCTTAATCCAATTAACAAGACGATCGAGTTAGGTGATGGAAGAACCATTACCATCGAAACCGGGAAATTGGCCAAACAGGCGGACGGAGCGGTTACCGTTCGTATGAACAACACCGTGTTGCTCGCCACTGTTTGTGCCGCTAAAGACGCGAACCCGGGTGTTGACTTCATGCCGTTGCAAGTAGAATACAAAGAGAAATACTCCGCTTTTGGACGTTTCCCCGGAGGTTTTACAAAAAGAGAAGGAAAAGCTTCTGATTATGAAATCCTCACATCTCGTTTAGTAGACCGTGCGTTGCGTCCTCTTTTCCCAGACAACTACCACGCTGAGGTATATGTAAATATTATATTGTTCTCCGCTGATGGCGAAGATTTGCCGGACGCATTAGCAGGTTTGGCCGCTTCCGCCGCTTTGGCAGTTTCTGATATTCCTTTTAACGGACCGATCTCTGAGGTTCGCGTAGCTCGTACGGATGGAAAATACATCGTCAACCCAACTTCCGCAGAATTGGAGAAAGCTGATATCGACATCATGGTTGCCGCTACCATAGACAACATCATGATGGTTGAGGGTGAAATGAACGAGGTTCAGGAATCTGAGATGCTTGAGGCTATCAAGGTCGCTCACGAGGCTATCAAGGTACAATGCAAGGCTCAATTGGAATTATCCGAGGCTTGCGGCAAATTGGTAAAACGTGAATATTGCCACGAGGTAAACGATGACGAGTTGCGCAAGGACGTACACGACAAATGTTACGCCAAGGCTTACGCCGTAGCCACATCTGGTAGCGGCAAGCACGAACGCAGCGAGGCATTCGAGAAAATCGTAGAAGAATACAAGGCTCAATTCTCCGAGGAGGAGTTGACGGACGAGAAACTGGAAATGATCGGTCGCTACTATCACGATGTAGAGAAAGAGGCTATGCGCCGTGCCATCCTTGATGAGGGTAAGCGTTTGGATGGTCGTAAGACTACCGAGATCCGTCCGATCTGGATCGAGACAGATTGCCTGCCGGGTCCTCACGGTTCCGCTATCTTTACACGTGGAGAGACACAGTCTTTATCTACGGTAACTTTAGGTACGAAGTCTGATGAGAAAATGATAGACGACGTATTGAACCATGGATACGAGCGTTTCCTTTTACATTATAACTTCCCCCCATTCTCCACAGGCGAGGCCAAAGCAACACGTGGCGTAGGCCGTCGTGAGATCGGACACGGCAACTTGGCTCACCGTGCGCTGAAACGTATGATCCCGGACAACTATCCGTATGTAGTACGTGTAATCTCCGATATCTTGGAGTCTAACGGTTCTTCTTCTATGGCTACGGTTTGCGCCGGTACCTTGGCGTTGAGAGACGCAGGTGTCCCGATGAAGAAACCGGTATCCGGTATCGCTATGGGATTGATCTCCGAGAACAAGGGTACGAACTACGCGATCTTGTCTGATATCTTAGGCGACGAGGATCACTTGGGTGATATGGACTTCAAGGTAACGGGTACGAAAGACGGTATCACGGCAACTCAGATGGATATCAAGGTAGACGGTTTGTCTTACGAGATCCTTGAGAATGCTTTGGCTCAAGCTAAAGAGGGTCGTATGCATATCTTGGGCAAGATATTGGAGGCTCAACCGGAAGCTCGTGAGGATTTGAAACCTCATGCACCTCGTATCGAGACGATGATTATCGGTAAGGAATTCATCGGTGCGGTAATCGGCCCGGGCGGTAAGATCATCCAAGGTATCCAAGAGAAAACGGGAGCTACGGTATCTATCGATGAGGTAGACGGCGTAGGAAAGATCGAGATCTCCGGCACGAATAAGGCTACGATCGACGCGGCTGTCAAGGCGATCAAGGCTATCGTCGCTGTTCCTGAGATCGGAGAGGTTTATGAAGGAAAGATTTCCTCTATCATGCCTTATGGTGCATTCGTTGAGTTCATGCCGGGTAAGGATGGTTTGCTTCACATTTCCGAGATCGATTGGAAACGTCTGGAGACCGTTGAGCAAGCCGGCTTGAAGGAAGGCGATACGGTTTCTGTCAAGTTGGTTGATATCGATCCGAAGACAGGCAAGTTCAAACTTTCCCGCAAGGTATTGCTTCCGAAACCGGAAGGTTACGAGGAACGTCCGCCAAGACCAGAAAGAGGTGAGCGTGGACCTCGCCAAGATCGTGGAGACCGTGGTCCTCGTCAGGATCGTGGTGATCGCGGACCTCGCAGGGAGTACAGAGACTAA
- a CDS encoding outer membrane beta-barrel protein, with protein sequence MKRILLLTLLSCVGLCTQILSVFAQQGEKSVGINVGYGTASSFESFRLGAEFNWNATDHIRLSPSFDCYFASSTSYVVSADVHYLFPIKNTWQVYPLLGVTYTHFMTNEFGGNIGAGVEYPISSSFYVSAEGKYQLTKDFQQFALAAGVAYKF encoded by the coding sequence ATGAAAAGAATTTTACTTTTGACTTTGTTGAGTTGCGTGGGCTTGTGTACACAAATATTGAGTGTTTTTGCCCAACAAGGAGAGAAAAGTGTCGGGATAAATGTGGGTTACGGCACAGCAAGTAGTTTTGAGTCGTTTCGCTTAGGTGCTGAGTTCAATTGGAACGCAACGGATCATATTCGTTTGTCGCCTTCTTTCGATTGCTATTTTGCCAGTAGTACCTCTTATGTGGTTAGTGCGGATGTACATTATTTATTTCCGATAAAAAACACATGGCAGGTTTATCCTTTGCTGGGAGTCACTTATACTCATTTCATGACTAATGAATTTGGGGGAAATATTGGAGCTGGTGTGGAATATCCGATTTCCTCGTCTTTTTATGTAAGTGCCGAAGGGAAATACCAGCTTACGAAGGATTTCCAGCAATTTGCTTTGGCGGCAGGTGTAGCCTATAAGTTTTAA
- a CDS encoding tetratricopeptide repeat protein produces MPRIYILLMSVLISAFYACDHRGKPYPATLSRIESLADTNPEEARPLLDRLRDSLSSFDEEQRMYYDLLDLKVNDKMYVRHTSDSLIKRITAFYETYGDRDKLLESYYYMGRVYRDLNDAPEALKYFQKALDVAGDTRKYRLLSNVYSQMGTLYDYQNVYEEAIRMYEKAAEYKLLKGDSTSFSLVLRDIARVYDMVDKNDSALLYFQKAAIIANETGNRHRYSGILTELGDLYRELVMYDKALECLSESLKDSVDRNMYPTYSVLGNTYLELNKLDSADYYLRKCLDSPNLHVRDAIYEYLSLLYERRLNYREAIRYVRLGQQVQDSIRKITDSEEIRKMTSLYNYQKRETENLRLKGENDRMQIRIYRILSLFGLGLSITLLFIYRLKRQKERLARQFEALQREKQEQYERSFQYVEANNAKLNELGTLLSKDHEDTNSLLHVRKELLQVTNEQIQLRRTERDLLESDLRHSDIYMKFHSTNEADQIIREEDWNALRKELDKTYNNFTNRLYQLYSGMSLIELRICYLIKISVKVTDMAKILGRSKPSVSSSRKRLYKKIKGEDGTPNELDELIAGL; encoded by the coding sequence ATGCCTCGTATATACATCCTCTTGATGTCGGTCTTGATCTCGGCTTTTTATGCTTGCGATCATCGGGGGAAGCCTTACCCCGCTACCCTGTCACGGATCGAATCCCTTGCGGATACAAATCCGGAGGAAGCCCGCCCTTTGTTGGATCGATTGCGGGATAGCCTTTCGTCCTTTGATGAGGAACAGCGTATGTATTATGACTTGCTCGACTTGAAGGTCAATGATAAGATGTATGTCCGGCATACTTCTGATTCTTTGATCAAACGAATCACCGCTTTCTATGAGACATATGGCGATCGAGACAAATTACTAGAGTCTTATTACTATATGGGCCGTGTCTACCGGGATTTGAATGATGCCCCGGAAGCGTTGAAGTATTTCCAAAAGGCATTGGATGTGGCGGGGGATACGAGAAAGTACCGATTATTGTCCAATGTCTATTCGCAGATGGGTACGCTTTATGATTATCAGAATGTATATGAAGAGGCGATCCGTATGTATGAGAAAGCGGCTGAGTATAAATTACTGAAAGGAGATAGTACTAGTTTTTCTCTTGTGCTGAGAGATATTGCCCGAGTATATGATATGGTCGATAAGAATGACAGTGCGCTTCTCTATTTTCAAAAAGCGGCAATTATAGCGAATGAAACAGGAAATAGACATCGATATTCCGGTATATTGACTGAGCTGGGTGATCTTTACCGGGAATTGGTAATGTATGATAAAGCTTTGGAATGTTTGTCTGAATCATTAAAAGATTCCGTAGACCGGAATATGTATCCTACTTATTCGGTTTTGGGGAATACTTATTTAGAACTCAATAAATTGGATTCTGCCGATTACTATTTAAGAAAGTGCCTGGATAGTCCTAACTTACATGTTAGAGACGCTATTTATGAGTACTTGTCGCTTTTGTATGAGCGTCGGTTGAATTATCGGGAGGCTATTCGCTATGTCCGTCTTGGCCAGCAAGTGCAAGATTCCATCCGCAAGATAACCGATTCGGAGGAAATCCGTAAAATGACCTCTTTATATAATTATCAAAAGCGGGAAACTGAGAATTTACGGCTAAAGGGCGAGAATGACCGGATGCAGATTCGTATTTACCGGATATTATCCTTGTTCGGATTGGGGCTTTCGATAACCTTATTGTTTATATATAGACTGAAACGGCAGAAAGAGCGGTTGGCTAGGCAGTTTGAGGCGCTTCAGCGGGAAAAGCAAGAACAATATGAGAGAAGTTTTCAATATGTAGAAGCGAATAACGCGAAATTGAATGAATTGGGAACCTTACTATCTAAAGACCATGAAGATACAAATTCATTGCTTCATGTGCGAAAAGAACTTTTGCAAGTGACCAATGAACAAATACAGTTGCGGCGTACCGAGCGTGATTTGTTAGAGTCGGATTTAAGGCATTCGGATATCTATATGAAATTCCATTCCACGAATGAGGCAGATCAGATAATCAGGGAAGAAGATTGGAATGCTTTACGGAAGGAGTTAGATAAGACATACAATAATTTTACGAATCGTCTATATCAGTTATATTCGGGAATGTCATTGATAGAACTCCGGATTTGTTACTTGATAAAGATATCAGTCAAGGTAACTGATATGGCAAAAATCTTGGGTCGCTCCAAACCCTCCGTATCCTCATCCCGTAAACGGCTTTATAAAAAAATAAAGGGAGAGGATGGAACCCCGAATGAACTGGATGAATTAATCGCTGGTCTTTAG
- a CDS encoding ATP-binding protein encodes MDSLFIKQERLLAQTSTHIIRELMNQIHWDNPLIAIRGSRGVGKTTLMLQYIKLNFQPGSREVLYCTLDSIYFSNHTLSELIERFYLQGGKQLFLDEVHKYPTWSKEIKEAYDLYPSLRIVFSGSSLLNILNADADLSRRCLPYNMYGLSFREFLMFYKQIDIPVYSLQTILENPGNICREINEKCRPVQMFNEYLHEGYYPFFTGNREDYYINIENVVNLIIEQELPLLCGVDPAYTRKLKALMGILATSVPYELDITKLAGMIGLSRNSVINYLQNLDKAELLKLLYSDLLSVKKMQKPDKIYLQNPNLLYAIASAPVQIGTARETFVVNQLSVNHNVEYGKTKGDFIVDHTYTFEVGGADKTFKQIADLPDSFILADNMEFATGKKLPLWIVGLTY; translated from the coding sequence ATGGATAGTCTATTTATTAAACAAGAACGATTACTGGCACAAACGAGTACCCATATCATAAGGGAACTCATGAACCAAATTCACTGGGATAATCCTCTGATCGCCATCAGAGGATCAAGGGGTGTCGGAAAAACAACACTCATGTTGCAATACATCAAACTGAATTTCCAGCCGGGAAGCAGGGAGGTACTTTATTGCACGCTCGACAGCATCTATTTCAGTAATCACACCCTATCTGAACTGATTGAGCGGTTCTATTTGCAAGGAGGAAAACAATTATTCCTTGATGAAGTACATAAATATCCCACTTGGAGTAAAGAGATAAAAGAGGCCTACGACCTGTATCCATCTCTACGAATTGTTTTTAGCGGTTCTTCCCTATTGAATATATTGAATGCGGATGCCGATCTTTCCAGACGTTGCCTACCATATAATATGTACGGACTTTCTTTCCGGGAATTTCTCATGTTCTATAAGCAAATTGATATACCTGTCTATTCCCTACAAACGATACTGGAAAATCCAGGAAACATTTGCCGGGAAATAAATGAGAAATGTCGCCCCGTACAAATGTTTAACGAATATCTCCACGAAGGGTATTACCCCTTTTTTACGGGTAACAGAGAAGATTATTATATTAATATCGAGAATGTGGTCAATCTCATTATTGAGCAGGAACTCCCGTTGCTGTGTGGCGTAGATCCTGCCTATACACGGAAGCTAAAGGCTTTGATGGGTATCTTAGCTACCTCTGTTCCTTATGAGCTGGACATCACGAAACTAGCGGGAATGATCGGACTTTCCCGAAACTCTGTCATCAATTACTTACAGAATTTGGACAAGGCGGAATTGCTCAAGTTATTGTACTCGGATTTACTATCTGTCAAAAAGATGCAAAAACCGGATAAGATTTACCTACAGAATCCCAACCTATTGTACGCCATAGCTTCCGCTCCCGTACAGATCGGGACGGCAAGGGAAACTTTTGTCGTCAACCAGTTATCCGTAAATCATAACGTGGAATATGGAAAAACAAAAGGTGACTTTATCGTAGACCATACCTATACCTTCGAGGTAGGAGGAGCGGATAAAACATTCAAGCAAATAGCGGATCTCCCCGATTCCTTCATCTTGGCTGACAATATGGAGTTCGCCACCGGCAAGAAACTACCGCTGTGGATCGTGGGATTAACCTATTAA